The stretch of DNA TCGCGGCACAGTTCCCCCTGATCCTGCTCGGCGGGGTGCTGCCGACCCCCGGGGCCTCGGGGGGCATCGAGGCCGCCATGGCGGCCGTCGTTGCCCCACACCTCCCCACGGGCGCGGTGGGGATCTTCGTTTCGGCGTGGCGGCTTCTGACGTTTTACCCGCCGCTTGTGGCGGGGGCTCTGGCCGCGGCGCTGATCCTGCGGCCCCCCGCCCGCATGAGGCTGTCCCACGCCGAAGAAAGGCGTGCCTCGGGCTCGTCCGCCCGCGAGCCGGTGTAAGCGATGATGCCTGCTGCATACCCGACCCTCTTTTCGCTCACGGTAGCGCTCGGAGGGGCCGGGACCGAACGGGGCATGCAGCGGCCTGCTTTCCATCCGAAGACCAGCACCGGCAGTGCGCCTCGCTTTGTGCTCGTCGCCCTCTGCGCGGCGGCCCTTCTGCTGGCGGCGCCACAGAGCGCCCTTGCAGCGCGCCCGCCTTCACGGGGCCAGCCCCGCTTTGCTGCCCTCCCCATGGCCGGGCGGGTTTTCGTGGTCGACCCCGGCCACGGCGGCATTGACGGGGGGTGTAGTGCGGCGGGCTACCTGGAGAAGGAGGTGGTGCTGCCCATCGGCCTGGAGCTCACCCGGCTCCTACGGGCCGCCGGCGCCAGGGTGGGGTTGACGCGCAACCAGGACATGGAACTCGGCCACATGAACCCCGGCCCGGGTTCCCGCCACCGCCGGGACCTGGCCACGCGGGTGGCGGTGGCCCGGCGGCTCGGCCCCGACCTCATGATCAGCCTGCACGTCAAC from Bacillota bacterium encodes:
- a CDS encoding N-acetylmuramoyl-L-alanine amidase, whose product is MMPAAYPTLFSLTVALGGAGTERGMQRPAFHPKTSTGSAPRFVLVALCAAALLLAAPQSALAARPPSRGQPRFAALPMAGRVFVVDPGHGGIDGGCSAAGYLEKEVVLPIGLELTRLLRAAGARVGLTRNQDMELGHMNPGPGSRHRRDLATRVAVARRLGPDLMISLHVNAASSGRMQGSIAFYPPGRVASRRIALRLMDRLRALVPGNQNAVLPGNLYVLRHVPYPVVLVELGFLTHPDDRAVLTSPDGQRALALSLYDGIADHFADEARSLEETPPGQGRPVSSGAPSIGLLAPEMAAPRAFPAPAAMYDEDLCPHHETP